Proteins from a single region of Haloarcula laminariae:
- a CDS encoding acyltransferase has product MDEQSPGSEAVETVALPPYEWYRLVNPVRFAVTFLLFEALKYLPPRVKAPLYRVFGADIGDRTTVAPHVVVDPFFPGKVSIGEDCIIGWGTKLLTHEADVDEWRVGPVRIGDDVTVGHSCSLRPGVTIGDGATVAAHSFVNRDVEPGETVGGVPVETLSDG; this is encoded by the coding sequence ATGGACGAACAGTCCCCTGGCAGTGAGGCGGTCGAAACGGTAGCCCTGCCGCCGTACGAGTGGTACCGCCTGGTGAATCCGGTCCGGTTCGCGGTGACGTTTCTGCTGTTCGAAGCGCTCAAGTATCTACCGCCGCGGGTCAAGGCGCCGCTGTACCGCGTTTTCGGGGCGGACATCGGCGACCGGACGACGGTGGCGCCACACGTGGTCGTGGACCCGTTCTTCCCCGGCAAGGTCAGCATCGGCGAGGACTGTATCATCGGCTGGGGGACGAAGCTACTCACCCACGAGGCGGACGTGGACGAGTGGCGCGTCGGCCCGGTGCGCATCGGCGACGACGTGACCGTGGGCCACAGCTGCTCGCTGCGTCCCGGCGTGACCATCGGGGACGGGGCGACGGTCGCGGCCCACTCGTTTGTCAACCGCGATGTCGAACCCGGTGAGACGGTCGGCGGGGTCCCGGTCGAGACGCTATCGGATGGCTGA
- a CDS encoding endonuclease V, whose product MEVVRPAFVPDPTLSTAEMEALQRDIADAAVFTDEFAFDPATISLDGPAGQATLGETAVEAGADAAPLVAGVDQAFVGDRAVSAIVVLRGREVVERVWAVEEAEIPYVPGLLSFREGGAVLSAFAELDCEPDVVFVDGSGRIHYREAGLATHVGVTLDVPTIGVAKNLLCGRPRESLDRKLPEGARVAIEADAEVETAAAGTVIGYAVQSRQYDSDSQYINPLVVSPGHRVSAETAADLVLATAAGYKLPEPTRLADSYADSVKREL is encoded by the coding sequence ATGGAGGTCGTCCGCCCGGCGTTCGTCCCGGACCCCACGCTGTCGACCGCCGAGATGGAGGCCCTACAGCGTGACATCGCCGACGCGGCCGTTTTCACCGACGAGTTCGCGTTCGACCCCGCGACGATATCGCTCGACGGCCCGGCCGGACAGGCGACGCTCGGCGAGACAGCCGTCGAGGCCGGGGCGGACGCCGCGCCCCTCGTCGCCGGCGTCGACCAGGCCTTCGTCGGCGACCGGGCCGTCTCCGCTATCGTCGTCCTCCGCGGCCGCGAGGTCGTCGAGCGGGTCTGGGCCGTCGAGGAGGCCGAAATCCCGTACGTCCCCGGCCTGCTCTCCTTCCGCGAGGGCGGCGCCGTCCTCTCGGCCTTCGCCGAACTCGACTGCGAACCCGACGTCGTCTTCGTCGACGGCAGCGGTCGCATCCACTACCGCGAGGCCGGGCTGGCGACTCACGTCGGCGTCACGCTCGACGTACCGACAATCGGGGTGGCGAAGAACCTGCTCTGTGGCCGGCCCCGGGAGTCGCTGGACCGAAAACTCCCCGAGGGCGCCCGCGTCGCCATCGAGGCCGACGCCGAGGTCGAAACGGCCGCGGCCGGGACGGTCATCGGCTACGCCGTCCAGAGCCGGCAGTACGACTCCGACAGCCAGTACATCAACCCGCTGGTCGTCAGCCCCGGCCACCGGGTGAGCGCCGAGACGGCCGCCGACCTCGTGCTGGCGACGGCGGCTGGGTACAAACTGCCGGAGCCGACGCGGCTCGCGGATTCGTACGCGGACTCGGTGAAGCGCGAACTCTGA
- a CDS encoding SDR family oxidoreductase, with product MAKTVLITGASSGIGRATAEVFLDDDWQVWATARDEDDVADLAEAGCETAELDVTNARECERVVEDVVESAGRIDCLVNNAGYAQFGAVEDVPTEDLERQLDVNLYGPHRLVREVLPHMRARESGTVVNVSSVAGRLALPGQGSYAASKFALEGLSDALRVEAGEYDIDVVLVQPGPVETNFYDRAQDEHDDLEPTGAYDWLDIAREDSRLAGVQDALSVTPGTVALTVRDAANASDPDPRYPVGEAAKLILMARHLPARWRDAAFGVLRKLTN from the coding sequence ATGGCCAAGACGGTGCTGATAACCGGTGCCTCCTCGGGCATCGGCCGCGCGACAGCCGAGGTGTTTCTGGACGATGACTGGCAGGTCTGGGCGACGGCCCGCGACGAGGACGACGTCGCGGACCTCGCCGAGGCCGGCTGCGAGACGGCCGAACTCGACGTGACGAACGCCCGCGAGTGCGAGCGCGTCGTCGAGGACGTGGTCGAGTCGGCCGGGCGCATCGACTGCCTGGTGAACAACGCCGGCTACGCCCAGTTCGGCGCCGTCGAGGACGTCCCGACCGAGGACCTCGAACGGCAGTTGGACGTGAACCTCTACGGCCCCCACCGGCTCGTCCGGGAAGTCCTGCCCCACATGCGCGCCCGGGAATCGGGAACTGTCGTCAACGTCTCCAGCGTCGCGGGCCGGCTCGCCCTGCCCGGACAGGGCAGCTACGCGGCCTCGAAGTTCGCCCTGGAGGGGTTGAGCGACGCGCTCCGCGTGGAGGCCGGCGAGTACGACATCGACGTGGTGCTCGTCCAGCCAGGCCCCGTCGAGACCAACTTCTACGACCGCGCACAGGACGAGCACGACGACCTGGAGCCGACAGGGGCCTACGACTGGCTCGATATCGCCCGCGAGGACTCCCGTCTGGCCGGCGTCCAGGACGCCCTCTCGGTCACGCCCGGCACGGTCGCGCTGACGGTTCGGGACGCCGCGAACGCGAGCGACCCCGACCCGCGCTACCCCGTCGGCGAGGCCGCGAAGCTCATCCTCATGGCGCGGCACCTGCCGGCCCGGTGGCGGGACGCCGCCTTCGGCGTCCTCCGGAAGCTGACGAACTGA
- a CDS encoding DUF5788 family protein, with protein sequence MQEFERKQLLERIEREGATVGAEIPDEITVQDERIDLQSFVFEIKRRETVPRGERERVTRAKKNLRRERLQRKQRLEDGDVSYAEGEELVDAIIGIDRALNALEELGPANLEAEERAQEAADKKRWMSFLRKALGHEDADSGTGRASRGR encoded by the coding sequence GTGCAAGAGTTCGAGCGCAAGCAACTGCTGGAGCGCATCGAACGGGAGGGTGCGACCGTCGGTGCCGAGATTCCCGACGAAATCACCGTCCAGGACGAGCGCATCGATTTGCAGTCGTTCGTCTTCGAGATCAAGCGCAGGGAGACGGTGCCGCGAGGGGAGCGCGAGCGGGTCACCCGTGCCAAGAAGAACCTCCGTCGGGAGCGGCTCCAGCGCAAGCAACGGCTGGAGGACGGCGACGTGAGCTACGCCGAGGGCGAGGAGCTCGTCGATGCCATCATCGGTATCGACCGGGCGCTGAACGCCCTCGAAGAGCTGGGGCCGGCGAACCTGGAAGCCGAGGAGCGGGCACAGGAGGCCGCCGACAAGAAGCGCTGGATGTCCTTCCTTCGGAAGGCGCTGGGCCACGAGGACGCCGACTCCGGCACCGGGCGTGCAAGCAGGGGGCGCTAG
- a CDS encoding DUF7563 family protein — MPECQNCGEFVTEQYVRVFTPEASEAHGPRVCPNCEDKLRDGAEVREARSSRQ; from the coding sequence ATGCCCGAGTGCCAGAACTGCGGCGAATTCGTAACTGAGCAGTATGTGCGGGTGTTCACACCGGAAGCCTCCGAAGCACACGGACCGAGAGTCTGTCCGAACTGCGAAGACAAGCTCCGTGACGGCGCCGAGGTCCGCGAGGCCCGCTCCTCGCGGCAGTAG
- a CDS encoding ArsA family ATPase yields the protein MSNVDVEPVDDIDAPTGVDAPEYVLYGGKGGVGKTTCAAATALASARDDTATLVVSTDPAHSLSDTLETDIPAEPTRIREDVPLFAAEIDPEAAMGEGPLGMEDDALGGLGGMLGGGGPMGGESEDPIGGEDGILGGSMPGADEAAAMRLLLDYTDDDRFDRVVIDTAPTGHTLRLLELPETMDSMVGTILKLRERFSGMMDSVKGMFGGDEDVDAEAGIQDLEELSARIERLRAILRDPSRTDFRIVMVPETLSVMESERLLAQLTDFEIPVSTIVVNRVMQDPSEVLGREVDIPGPNTDGCEFCARRWEVQQDAIASAQDLFRGHEVKRVPLFADEVHGETLLSVVAACLD from the coding sequence ATGAGCAACGTAGACGTCGAACCAGTCGACGACATCGACGCACCGACCGGCGTCGACGCGCCCGAGTACGTGCTGTACGGGGGGAAAGGCGGCGTGGGGAAGACCACCTGTGCCGCCGCGACCGCGCTGGCGTCGGCCCGCGACGACACCGCGACGCTTGTGGTCTCGACCGACCCCGCTCACTCGCTGTCGGACACGCTGGAGACGGATATCCCCGCTGAACCGACGCGCATCCGCGAGGACGTCCCGCTGTTTGCGGCGGAAATCGACCCCGAAGCCGCGATGGGCGAGGGGCCGCTGGGCATGGAGGACGACGCGCTGGGCGGTCTCGGCGGGATGCTCGGTGGCGGCGGGCCGATGGGCGGGGAGAGCGAGGACCCCATCGGCGGCGAGGACGGCATCCTCGGCGGGTCGATGCCGGGCGCCGACGAGGCCGCGGCGATGCGCCTGTTGCTCGACTACACCGACGACGACCGCTTCGACCGCGTGGTCATCGACACCGCGCCGACCGGCCACACCCTCCGGCTGCTGGAGCTCCCGGAGACGATGGACTCGATGGTCGGGACGATACTGAAGCTCCGCGAGCGGTTCTCGGGGATGATGGACTCGGTCAAGGGGATGTTCGGCGGTGACGAGGACGTGGACGCCGAGGCCGGTATCCAGGACTTAGAGGAGCTGTCGGCCCGTATCGAGCGCCTGCGGGCCATCCTGCGGGACCCCTCCCGCACCGACTTCCGCATCGTGATGGTGCCCGAGACGCTGTCGGTGATGGAGTCCGAGCGCCTGCTCGCCCAGCTCACCGACTTCGAGATTCCCGTCAGCACAATCGTGGTCAACCGCGTGATGCAGGACCCCAGCGAGGTGCTGGGTCGCGAGGTCGATATCCCCGGCCCGAACACCGACGGCTGTGAGTTCTGCGCCCGGCGGTGGGAGGTCCAGCAGGACGCCATCGCCAGCGCCCAGGACCTCTTCCGGGGCCACGAGGTCAAGCGCGTGCCGCTCTTTGCCGACGAGGTCCACGGCGAGACGCTGCTGTCGGTGGTCGCGGCCTGTCTGGACTGA
- the polX gene encoding DNA polymerase/3'-5' exonuclease PolX produces MSRNDEIADRLEVFADLLEAKGVEYKPRAYRRAAENVRDYPGDVEGLAAEGEDAVGEIDGVGDAISSKVVEYFETGEIAELGELREELPVDMAALTAVEGVGPKTVGSLYEALGITTLDELEAAAEAGEIQEIKGFGAKTEQNILENIDFAREANARTLLGTAHPYGEQAKRYVADIDAVETCALGGSLRRWRPTIGDVDVLVGSEDGEAVVDAFTDWPEVEGVIEAGETKASVRAGGLRVDLRVVVPEEFGAALQYFTGSKDHNVVVRNRAIERDLKVNEYGVFDVSDVADSEDHQRAGERVAGETEEGVYEALDMEWVPPELRENRGEVEAAADGDLPDLLVEGDVRGDLHTHSEWSDGGNTVAEMAAGAADFGHDYIAITDHATGPGMVGGVGVDDADLREQIAEVEAVAGEADIDVFSGVEANIAADGEVSVADDVLADLDVVVASPHAALDGDGTDRLVAAAEHPEVDIIGHPTGRYLNRRPGLDVDVERLATAAAEAGTALEINASPARLDLDGYAVKAAIEAGATVAINTDAHSPGSFPQVTYGVHTARRGWAEAGDVLNARSAAELREFLDD; encoded by the coding sequence GTGTCCCGGAACGACGAAATCGCGGACCGGCTGGAGGTCTTTGCCGACCTGCTCGAGGCGAAAGGCGTGGAGTACAAGCCCCGCGCCTACCGCCGGGCCGCCGAGAACGTCCGCGACTACCCCGGCGACGTCGAGGGGCTGGCCGCCGAGGGCGAGGACGCGGTGGGCGAGATAGACGGCGTCGGCGACGCCATCTCATCGAAGGTCGTCGAGTACTTCGAGACCGGCGAGATAGCGGAGCTGGGCGAGCTACGCGAGGAGTTGCCCGTCGACATGGCCGCGCTGACCGCCGTCGAGGGGGTCGGACCGAAGACCGTGGGCTCGCTGTACGAGGCGCTCGGTATCACGACGCTCGACGAGCTCGAAGCGGCCGCCGAGGCCGGCGAGATTCAGGAGATAAAGGGCTTTGGCGCAAAGACCGAGCAGAACATCCTGGAGAACATCGACTTCGCCCGCGAGGCCAACGCTCGCACGCTGCTCGGGACGGCCCACCCCTACGGCGAGCAGGCCAAGCGCTACGTCGCCGACATCGACGCCGTCGAAACGTGTGCGCTGGGCGGCTCGCTGCGGCGCTGGCGGCCCACCATCGGCGACGTGGACGTGCTGGTCGGGAGCGAGGACGGCGAGGCCGTCGTCGACGCCTTCACCGACTGGCCGGAGGTGGAGGGCGTCATCGAGGCCGGCGAGACGAAGGCGAGCGTTCGGGCCGGCGGCCTCCGGGTCGACCTGCGCGTCGTGGTCCCCGAGGAGTTCGGCGCCGCCCTGCAGTATTTCACGGGGAGCAAGGACCACAACGTCGTCGTCCGCAACCGCGCCATCGAGCGGGACCTGAAGGTCAACGAGTACGGCGTGTTCGACGTCTCGGACGTGGCGGACAGCGAGGACCACCAGCGGGCCGGCGAGCGCGTCGCCGGCGAGACGGAGGAAGGTGTCTACGAGGCGCTGGATATGGAGTGGGTCCCGCCGGAACTGCGCGAGAACCGCGGCGAAGTCGAGGCGGCCGCCGACGGCGACCTGCCCGACCTGCTCGTCGAGGGCGACGTCCGGGGCGACCTCCACACCCACAGCGAGTGGTCCGACGGCGGCAACACCGTCGCCGAGATGGCGGCCGGCGCGGCCGACTTCGGCCACGACTACATCGCGATAACGGACCACGCCACCGGCCCGGGGATGGTCGGCGGCGTCGGCGTCGACGACGCGGACCTGCGCGAGCAGATTGCCGAGGTGGAAGCGGTCGCCGGGGAGGCCGACATCGACGTGTTCAGCGGCGTCGAGGCCAACATCGCCGCGGACGGGGAGGTTTCGGTGGCCGACGACGTGCTGGCCGACCTCGACGTCGTCGTCGCCTCTCCCCACGCGGCGCTGGACGGCGACGGCACCGACCGTCTCGTCGCCGCGGCCGAACACCCCGAGGTCGACATTATCGGCCACCCGACGGGACGTTACCTGAACCGCCGCCCCGGGCTCGACGTCGACGTCGAGCGGCTGGCGACGGCGGCCGCCGAGGCCGGCACGGCGCTTGAAATCAACGCCAGCCCCGCCAGGCTAGACCTGGACGGCTACGCGGTCAAGGCGGCCATCGAGGCCGGCGCGACCGTCGCCATCAACACCGACGCGCACAGTCCGGGGAGCTTCCCGCAGGTCACGTACGGGGTCCACACCGCCCGGCGCGGGTGGGCCGAGGCCGGCGACGTGCTCAACGCCCGCTCGGCGGCGGAGCTCCGGGAGTTCCTCGATGACTGA
- a CDS encoding DUF5684 domain-containing protein: protein MVTGLLSLLSASAIPLQNDMAGAIFGLIFFGLYALVIVAIIGGMWKTFAKAGEPGWGALIPIYNTYLLLKIAGRPGWWLVLYLIPVINFIIVILVSIDIADNFGKGVGYGIGIAFLPFLFYPLLGFGDATYKGSSTGGF from the coding sequence ATGGTCACAGGACTGTTATCATTGCTCAGTGCGAGCGCGATTCCACTCCAGAACGACATGGCCGGAGCCATCTTCGGGCTCATCTTCTTCGGGCTGTACGCGCTAGTTATCGTCGCCATCATCGGCGGGATGTGGAAGACGTTCGCGAAAGCGGGAGAGCCGGGCTGGGGCGCACTCATCCCGATATACAACACCTACCTACTGCTCAAAATCGCCGGCCGTCCGGGTTGGTGGCTCGTGCTGTATCTGATTCCGGTTATCAACTTCATCATCGTCATTCTCGTCAGCATCGACATCGCCGACAACTTCGGCAAGGGCGTCGGCTACGGCATCGGCATCGCCTTCCTCCCGTTCCTGTTCTACCCGCTGCTTGGCTTCGGCGACGCCACCTACAAGGGCAGTAGTACCGGCGGGTTCTGA
- a CDS encoding DUF5797 family protein, translated as MTLSEEAHERLADIVANQPTKNGELQELWGMDSGSEVHQYLESELKEYYYRNENSLICATPEATALIDGEDSDRVQTMTVSPLQGTIVEVLAGPDEEPQSVVATLQAVRAAGEDPEVDDVRSALRSLADMGIVETVQKTVPTFRLAVARGDVDVEVRDE; from the coding sequence ATGACCCTCTCGGAGGAGGCCCACGAGCGGCTCGCCGATATCGTCGCCAACCAGCCGACAAAGAACGGCGAGTTACAGGAGCTATGGGGTATGGACAGCGGGAGCGAGGTCCACCAGTACCTCGAATCGGAGCTCAAGGAGTACTACTACCGCAACGAGAACAGCCTCATCTGTGCCACCCCGGAGGCGACGGCGCTCATAGACGGCGAGGACTCCGACCGGGTCCAGACGATGACCGTCTCCCCGCTCCAGGGGACCATCGTCGAGGTGCTCGCCGGGCCCGACGAGGAGCCCCAGAGCGTCGTCGCGACCCTGCAGGCGGTGCGGGCGGCCGGCGAGGACCCCGAGGTCGACGACGTGCGGTCGGCGCTGCGGAGCCTCGCCGACATGGGCATCGTCGAGACGGTCCAGAAGACGGTGCCGACCTTCCGGCTGGCCGTCGCGCGCGGCGACGTGGACGTCGAGGTCCGCGACGAGTAG
- a CDS encoding rhomboid family intramembrane serine protease, which yields MSECDVCGKQENMPYQCGHCGGTYCAEHRLPEAHDCPGLDNWNDPQGVFDSGFDDSVDGGSSGGSTGFGDRFGVNTGPGGFFGYFRGNMTYVFLAVMAIVFVAQRITIALVATGSLPPAAYRSLFVLHPDNLFFVWTWVTSIFSHGGLFHILGNAIVIYFFGRLAEQQMGSKKFTLFFLGSGMLAGLGQVGLQLVQGGQAYGVLGASGAALAILGFVTVLNPDLTVYLYFLIPVPIWAITGFYAIISIAGTLSPQGAGLLGGNIAHTAHLVGLVVGLWYGRRVKDRARIPGQIQFGGRRGGPGGPGGPGGRGPF from the coding sequence ATGTCGGAGTGTGACGTCTGTGGGAAGCAAGAGAACATGCCCTACCAGTGCGGGCACTGCGGAGGGACCTACTGCGCCGAGCACCGGCTGCCCGAGGCCCACGACTGCCCGGGGCTGGACAACTGGAACGACCCCCAGGGGGTGTTCGACAGCGGCTTCGACGACTCCGTAGACGGCGGGTCGTCGGGCGGGTCGACCGGCTTCGGTGACCGGTTCGGCGTCAACACCGGTCCCGGCGGGTTCTTCGGCTACTTCCGCGGGAACATGACTTACGTGTTCCTCGCCGTCATGGCCATCGTCTTCGTCGCACAGCGCATCACCATCGCGCTCGTCGCCACCGGCTCGCTCCCGCCCGCCGCCTACCGGTCCCTCTTTGTCCTCCACCCGGACAACCTCTTCTTCGTCTGGACGTGGGTCACGTCTATCTTCTCACACGGCGGACTGTTCCACATCCTCGGGAACGCCATCGTCATCTACTTCTTCGGCCGGCTGGCCGAACAGCAGATGGGGTCGAAGAAGTTCACGCTCTTCTTCCTCGGCTCGGGGATGCTCGCCGGGCTCGGCCAGGTCGGCCTCCAGCTCGTCCAGGGCGGGCAGGCCTACGGCGTGCTGGGTGCAAGCGGCGCGGCCCTGGCCATCCTCGGTTTCGTCACCGTCCTGAACCCCGACCTCACCGTCTATCTGTACTTCCTGATTCCGGTGCCGATCTGGGCCATCACCGGCTTCTACGCCATCATCAGCATCGCCGGCACGCTGTCGCCCCAGGGCGCGGGGCTGCTGGGCGGGAACATCGCCCACACGGCCCACCTCGTCGGCCTCGTCGTCGGGCTCTGGTACGGCCGCCGGGTCAAGGACAGGGCGCGCATCCCCGGACAGATACAGTTCGGCGGCCGCCGCGGCGGTCCCGGCGGACCGGGCGGTCCGGGCGGTCGCGGCCCGTTCTGA
- a CDS encoding Mut7-C RNAse domain-containing protein, translating into MTERERDPLVLDSMLGKLATYLRMCGYDTAYALDRDAEADEDLLALVETEDRRLVTRDEGLARQVPDAVLLTKRDVTDQLRELAAAGFDLELSSEPVHCGTCNAPVELVDRTEPTPEYAPDPSETDIWRCRDCGQHFWRGSHWNDVAETLAEL; encoded by the coding sequence ATGACTGAGCGCGAGCGCGACCCCCTCGTCCTGGACTCGATGCTGGGGAAGCTCGCGACGTATCTGCGGATGTGTGGCTACGACACCGCGTACGCGCTGGACCGCGACGCTGAGGCCGACGAGGACCTACTCGCGCTGGTCGAAACGGAGGACCGGCGGCTGGTGACCCGCGACGAGGGGCTGGCCCGGCAGGTGCCCGACGCCGTCCTGCTCACGAAGCGGGACGTGACCGACCAGCTCCGGGAGCTCGCGGCGGCCGGGTTCGACCTGGAGCTGTCGTCCGAACCCGTCCACTGTGGCACCTGTAACGCCCCCGTCGAACTCGTCGACCGCACCGAGCCGACGCCCGAATACGCGCCCGACCCGAGCGAGACCGACATCTGGCGCTGCCGTGACTGCGGACAGCACTTCTGGCGGGGGAGCCACTGGAACGACGTGGCCGAGACGCTCGCGGAGCTGTAG
- a CDS encoding DUF5787 family protein codes for MSSDSEFAFELRVCQWAEREWVPARDDAAVLVARQLGTRYRRWDTLVLECDPDALAQRGAFGPGAFDSDQLHVLRHAPADWTYYRDALPDPGYPWRYVRESIHELADRDAVDTRKRGNRIEIRRKRAYPDWVRRVVAIENKPDLTASAARDLAGQLQRDVALGLADEVWVATEATGERVEPILLADFPPEAGVLTVDTDAGTAESAWEPRSLDADGYGTRITERPADDYSAARFEYVDPAWKAEKRRAIAERAYERGWRSYADTMRPDCRHFELRADVTGVVPYCGAKERTPTQGECRGGCGSFEPEPPAWRSKGWPIEGGPGAATKRLLARRRRERRPGTE; via the coding sequence GTGTCGTCCGACTCCGAGTTCGCGTTCGAACTGCGCGTCTGCCAGTGGGCCGAACGCGAGTGGGTACCCGCACGCGACGACGCGGCGGTTCTGGTCGCCCGCCAGCTCGGCACCCGCTACCGCCGCTGGGACACCCTGGTCCTGGAGTGTGACCCGGACGCGCTCGCCCAGCGGGGCGCGTTCGGGCCCGGCGCGTTCGACTCGGACCAGCTCCACGTCCTCCGACACGCGCCGGCCGACTGGACCTACTACCGGGACGCGCTCCCCGACCCCGGCTACCCGTGGCGTTACGTCCGGGAGTCGATTCACGAACTGGCCGACCGGGACGCCGTCGACACCCGGAAACGGGGCAACCGCATCGAGATTCGGCGCAAGCGCGCGTATCCCGACTGGGTTCGACGCGTCGTCGCCATCGAGAACAAACCCGACCTCACCGCCAGCGCGGCCCGCGACCTGGCGGGCCAGCTACAGCGGGACGTGGCGCTGGGGCTGGCCGACGAGGTGTGGGTCGCGACCGAGGCCACCGGCGAGCGCGTCGAGCCGATACTGCTCGCTGACTTCCCGCCCGAGGCCGGCGTGCTGACCGTCGACACGGACGCCGGCACCGCCGAGAGCGCCTGGGAGCCCCGCTCGCTGGACGCCGACGGGTACGGCACCCGCATCACCGAGCGGCCGGCCGACGACTACAGCGCCGCCCGTTTCGAGTACGTCGACCCCGCGTGGAAGGCCGAGAAGCGCCGGGCCATCGCGGAGCGGGCCTACGAGCGGGGGTGGCGAAGCTACGCCGACACGATGCGCCCGGACTGTCGACACTTCGAGCTCCGGGCCGACGTGACCGGCGTCGTCCCCTACTGTGGGGCGAAAGAACGGACGCCCACCCAGGGGGAGTGCCGGGGCGGCTGCGGGTCGTTCGAGCCCGAACCGCCGGCCTGGCGCTCGAAGGGGTGGCCGATAGAGGGCGGTCCCGGCGCGGCGACGAAGCGACTGCTGGCTCGGCGGCGACGCGAGCGCCGGCCCGGAACGGAGTGA